In Rhodococcus sp. OK302, one genomic interval encodes:
- a CDS encoding molybdenum cofactor biosynthesis protein MoaE — translation MSELLAQISEHPISAATVDAAVAGPKNGAVVAFTGTVRNHDGGQEVSALEYQAHPDAERFLRTCCEEVSASTGLPVAAIHRVGHLEIGDLALVAAVAAPHRAEAFAACAELVERIKAEVPIWKRQHFSSGISEWVGL, via the coding sequence ATGAGTGAATTACTGGCACAGATCTCCGAGCACCCCATCTCGGCCGCAACCGTCGACGCCGCCGTTGCCGGGCCGAAAAACGGTGCCGTCGTCGCCTTTACCGGAACGGTCCGCAATCATGATGGCGGGCAAGAAGTTTCAGCCCTCGAATACCAGGCGCATCCCGACGCCGAACGATTTCTGCGCACCTGCTGTGAGGAGGTATCAGCCTCCACCGGTCTGCCTGTCGCTGCAATTCATCGCGTCGGGCATCTCGAAATCGGCGACCTCGCACTGGTCGCTGCCGTCGCTGCGCCGCATCGGGCCGAAGCATTTGCGGCGTGCGCCGAACTGGTCGAGCGAATCAAAGCCGAAGTCCCGATCTGGAAGCGTCAACACTTCTCCAGCGGCATTTCCGAGTGGGTCGGGTTGTAG
- a CDS encoding DEAD/DEAH box helicase: protein MSDTSTATFASLGVRAPLVKALEDGGITSPFPIQIDTLPDTLSGRDVLGRGKTGSGKTLAFSIPMVSRLAGDLAGGKRRPGRPLGLILAPTRELATQITAALEPLASAYDLRVTTIFGGVSQHRQVQALKAGVDIVVACPGRLEDLMKQKFVSLDAIEITVLDEADHMADLGFLPVVTRILSATPANGQRLLFSATLDNGVDKLVKRFLKNEVMHSVDEANSPVAAMTHHIFDVDGVEAKKALVEKLASGTGRRILFMRTKHQARKLARQLTESGIPSVDLHGNLSQAARDRNLAAFSAGEARVLVATDVAARGVHVDDVQLVVHVDPPAEHKAYLHRSGRTARAGSAGDVVTVVLPEQRKDLAILMRKASIKVTSIRSTANSEHVIALVGDIAPHVTPAPKAPVQPQGPGRGARPARSGQARSGQGGQARSGQGGQSRGARTGGAGRPRTGGARPAAR from the coding sequence TTGTCTGACACCTCGACTGCCACCTTCGCTTCCCTCGGTGTACGCGCACCCTTGGTCAAGGCCCTCGAAGACGGCGGAATCACCTCCCCCTTCCCGATCCAGATCGACACCCTCCCCGACACCCTGTCGGGACGCGACGTCCTGGGCCGCGGAAAGACCGGCAGCGGTAAGACGCTTGCCTTCTCCATCCCCATGGTCTCGCGCCTCGCCGGCGACCTCGCCGGTGGCAAGCGTCGCCCGGGTCGCCCGCTCGGACTGATCCTCGCGCCGACCCGCGAGCTCGCAACCCAGATCACCGCAGCCCTCGAGCCGCTGGCCTCCGCGTACGACCTGCGCGTCACCACCATCTTCGGTGGCGTCTCGCAGCACCGTCAGGTCCAGGCACTCAAGGCCGGCGTCGACATCGTCGTCGCCTGCCCCGGGCGCCTCGAAGACCTCATGAAGCAGAAGTTCGTCAGCCTCGACGCCATCGAGATCACCGTCCTCGACGAGGCCGATCACATGGCCGACCTCGGCTTCCTGCCCGTCGTCACCCGCATCTTGTCCGCCACCCCGGCCAACGGTCAGCGCCTGCTGTTCTCCGCCACCCTGGACAACGGCGTCGACAAGCTCGTCAAGCGTTTCCTCAAGAACGAGGTCATGCACTCCGTCGACGAGGCCAACTCCCCCGTCGCCGCAATGACGCACCACATTTTCGACGTCGACGGCGTCGAAGCCAAGAAGGCTCTCGTCGAGAAGCTCGCTTCCGGCACCGGCCGACGCATCCTCTTCATGCGCACCAAGCACCAGGCTCGCAAGCTGGCTCGCCAGCTCACCGAATCGGGTATCCCGTCCGTCGACCTGCACGGCAACCTGTCGCAGGCTGCTCGTGACCGCAACCTCGCTGCGTTCTCCGCCGGCGAAGCCCGCGTCCTCGTCGCCACCGACGTTGCCGCTCGCGGCGTTCACGTCGATGACGTCCAGCTGGTTGTCCACGTCGATCCCCCGGCCGAGCACAAGGCATACCTGCACCGCAGTGGCCGTACCGCTCGCGCCGGCAGTGCCGGTGACGTTGTCACCGTCGTCCTGCCGGAGCAGCGCAAGGATCTCGCGATCCTCATGCGCAAGGCCTCCATCAAGGTGACCTCGATTCGTTCGACGGCCAACTCCGAGCACGTCATCGCGCTTGTCGGCGACATCGCCCCGCACGTCACCCCGGCCCCCAAGGCGCCGGTTCAGCCGCAGGGCCCCGGCCGCGGAGCGCGCCCGGCACGCTCCGGACAGGCTCGTTCCGGACAGGGCGGACAGGCACGTTCCGGACAGGGCGGACAGTCGCGTGGTGCCCGCACCGGCGGCGCAGGCCGTCCCCGCACCGGTGGCGCACGGCCCGCAGCGCGCTAA
- a CDS encoding molybdopterin molybdotransferase MoeA, with product MSARSVEDHRAHVSGLLAALHTLAPTELPVVESLGSIVATDINSPVDLPLFRNSQMDGYAVDAQSVRTVPVTLTVRGVLAAGSGKPPKHLAGSAFRIMTGAPIPEGADAVIPVEDTTNHSEHTVTIERGRTAGEYVRERGSDITAGMLLVRSGTRLEPRHIAALAAVGAATVTVYTPPRVAIITTGAELKSAGTQLEPGEIYDSNGPALATLARANGADVVSVARSTDDPDMFRELLSYATSVADLVFTSGGVSMGDFEVVKETLGPLGAQFGHVAMQPGGPQGTAVVNEVPILSFPGNPVSTMISFEVFARGDIRHAAGLPSIAPQRHALTTPLRSIPGKRQFLRARRTNDGVELVSGAGSHLVAAMAWADALLDIAADVTELDAGTLVDVIPLSTWY from the coding sequence GTGAGCGCACGTTCCGTCGAAGATCATCGCGCCCATGTGTCCGGATTACTGGCCGCGTTGCATACCCTTGCGCCCACTGAACTCCCCGTCGTCGAATCCCTCGGTTCCATCGTCGCGACAGACATCAACTCACCCGTCGATCTACCGTTGTTTCGTAACTCGCAGATGGACGGATATGCCGTCGACGCGCAGTCGGTGCGCACAGTTCCCGTCACGCTTACTGTGCGAGGAGTTCTGGCAGCCGGCAGCGGTAAGCCCCCGAAGCACCTCGCAGGCTCAGCTTTTCGGATCATGACCGGAGCGCCCATCCCGGAAGGTGCGGACGCCGTCATCCCGGTCGAGGACACCACCAACCACTCGGAGCACACGGTCACCATCGAGCGTGGACGCACCGCGGGTGAATACGTGCGCGAACGCGGCAGCGATATCACCGCGGGAATGCTGCTGGTCCGGTCAGGCACTCGCCTCGAACCTCGACACATCGCGGCACTCGCCGCCGTCGGCGCTGCCACCGTCACCGTGTACACGCCGCCGCGGGTCGCAATCATCACCACGGGTGCCGAATTGAAGAGTGCGGGAACGCAACTCGAACCGGGCGAGATCTACGATTCCAACGGTCCGGCCCTGGCGACGTTGGCCCGAGCCAACGGCGCTGACGTCGTATCCGTTGCGCGCAGCACCGACGATCCTGACATGTTCCGCGAACTACTCTCGTACGCAACATCTGTCGCAGATCTGGTTTTCACCTCGGGCGGGGTGTCCATGGGCGACTTCGAAGTGGTCAAGGAAACACTGGGACCACTAGGTGCCCAGTTCGGCCACGTCGCCATGCAACCGGGCGGGCCTCAGGGCACCGCCGTCGTCAACGAAGTTCCGATACTGAGCTTCCCCGGCAACCCGGTGAGCACGATGATCTCGTTCGAAGTCTTTGCGCGCGGCGACATCCGACATGCCGCCGGACTCCCGTCCATCGCACCGCAGCGTCACGCCCTGACCACTCCCCTGCGATCCATTCCCGGTAAGCGCCAATTCCTGCGAGCACGACGCACCAACGACGGCGTCGAACTCGTCTCGGGTGCCGGTTCTCACCTCGTGGCCGCAATGGCCTGGGCCGACGCACTACTCGACATTGCGGCCGACGTCACCGAACTCGACGCCGGTACGCTCGTCGACGTCATTCCGCTCTCCACCTGGTACTGA
- the moaCB gene encoding bifunctional molybdenum cofactor biosynthesis protein MoaC/MoaB, translating into MTELTHVDGEGRARMVDVSAKAETTRIAVAAGELVTTPEVVRLVRADGMPKADVLSTARIAGISGAKRTSELIPLCHQLALSSVKVEFGFTDNSITVEATAKTRGQTGVEMEALTAVAIAGLTLHDMVKAIDPGATMNGVRLLTKDGGKRGHWTRASEPAPAAAPTATPTTAPVTFTSTRSAVVLVASTGGAAGTRPDTTGPAIAQWLRDRDFEVRGPLVYADAEIAAGITDAKSGAPALIISTGGTGASPTDATPEATLAVLTRELPGIAEAIRNKGVEKTPHASLSRGVAGLTGGPTDTTVIVNLPGSPGGVKDGLSVLEPIIDHLLAQVAGEGMHDE; encoded by the coding sequence ATGACAGAACTGACACACGTCGACGGTGAAGGCCGCGCCCGCATGGTCGACGTGAGCGCCAAAGCCGAGACGACGCGCATTGCCGTCGCTGCCGGCGAGCTGGTGACGACGCCCGAGGTGGTTCGACTTGTCCGCGCTGACGGCATGCCCAAGGCCGACGTGCTGTCGACGGCCCGAATCGCCGGAATCTCCGGGGCCAAGAGAACATCGGAACTCATTCCCCTGTGCCACCAACTGGCCCTTTCGTCCGTCAAGGTGGAATTCGGGTTCACGGACAACTCCATCACCGTCGAGGCAACGGCTAAGACTCGTGGGCAGACCGGCGTCGAGATGGAAGCCCTCACCGCAGTGGCGATTGCCGGACTCACCTTGCACGACATGGTCAAGGCAATCGACCCGGGTGCCACGATGAACGGGGTCCGCCTTCTCACCAAAGACGGTGGTAAACGCGGACATTGGACGCGTGCGAGCGAACCGGCCCCAGCCGCTGCACCAACCGCTACACCAACCACTGCACCAGTCACCTTCACCAGCACCCGGTCCGCAGTCGTGCTGGTCGCCTCCACCGGCGGCGCCGCCGGCACTCGTCCCGACACCACCGGACCGGCCATCGCGCAGTGGCTCCGAGATCGCGATTTCGAGGTCCGCGGGCCGCTGGTCTACGCAGATGCCGAGATCGCCGCCGGCATCACGGATGCCAAATCAGGTGCCCCCGCCCTGATCATCAGTACCGGCGGAACCGGCGCATCCCCCACCGACGCAACCCCCGAAGCCACCCTCGCGGTGCTCACCCGCGAACTGCCAGGCATCGCCGAAGCTATCCGGAACAAGGGCGTCGAAAAGACCCCTCACGCTTCCCTCAGTCGTGGAGTGGCAGGACTCACAGGCGGCCCAACAGACACCACTGTCATCGTCAATCTGCCCGGTTCACCGGGCGGTGTGAAGGACGGACTTTCCGTCCTCGAACCCATCATCGATCACCTGCTCGCGCAGGTTGCAGGCGAAGGAATGCACGATGAGTGA